A window of the Butyricimonas faecalis genome harbors these coding sequences:
- the hisA gene encoding 1-(5-phosphoribosyl)-5-[(5-phosphoribosylamino)methylideneamino]imidazole-4-carboxamide isomerase encodes MKITVIPAIDVIGGKCVRLTRGNYDECKTYYDDPVEAARRFEAMGMKRLHLVDLDGARASRVVNWRVLERICEATSLEVDFSGGIKSDEDICRVFDAGASFVCIGSMAQQNREKTREWLETYGAGRVIVGADVRNEHVCIQGWKVETETTIYELIEAYLPLLKNVMCTDITRDGMLGGVSLELYRELVTRYPEITLIASGGVGGMEDIQALENMGISAVIVGKAFYEKNVEFKM; translated from the coding sequence ATGAAGATAACGGTTATTCCGGCAATAGATGTTATAGGAGGAAAATGTGTGAGGCTTACCCGGGGAAATTACGATGAGTGTAAGACTTATTATGATGATCCGGTGGAGGCAGCCCGGCGCTTTGAGGCTATGGGAATGAAGCGTTTGCATCTTGTAGATCTGGATGGAGCCCGGGCGTCTCGTGTGGTAAATTGGCGGGTGTTGGAACGAATTTGTGAAGCGACTTCTCTAGAAGTTGATTTTAGCGGAGGCATCAAAAGTGATGAGGATATTTGTCGCGTGTTTGATGCGGGAGCCTCGTTTGTCTGTATTGGGAGTATGGCCCAGCAAAATAGGGAGAAGACTCGGGAGTGGTTGGAAACATACGGGGCCGGGCGGGTTATTGTCGGGGCTGATGTGAGAAATGAGCATGTATGCATTCAAGGGTGGAAGGTGGAAACGGAAACGACGATATACGAGTTAATAGAAGCTTATTTACCCCTGTTGAAGAATGTAATGTGTACGGATATTACCCGGGATGGTATGCTGGGGGGAGTTTCTTTGGAATTGTATCGAGAGTTGGTGACTCGTTATCCGGAGATTACGCTTATTGCATCCGGGGGAGTTGGTGGAATGGAAGATATTCAAGCGTTGGAGAACATGGGGATTTCTGCCGTGATCGTGGGAAAGGCTTTTTATGAGAAAAATGTAGAATTTAAAATGTAA
- the hisF gene encoding imidazole glycerol phosphate synthase subunit HisF, whose protein sequence is MDGANGYMIEKNGPCGRKLAVRIIPCLDVKAGRTVKGVNFEHLRDAGDIVELAARYSDEGADELVFLDITASSDHRGTRLDWVERVARQVRIPFTVGGGISSERDVEELLKKGADKVSVNSSVLKDPGLIDRLAAAFGKQCVVVAVDARRENEKWRVYSHGGRMATDRELFSWVKEAEERGAGEILFTSMDHDGTHQGFACEAAGRVAELVNIPVIASGGAGSLEDFYEALTRGKADAVLAAGVFHFGQIRIPELKCFLKEKGIVVR, encoded by the coding sequence ATGGATGGTGCTAATGGGTATATGATTGAAAAAAATGGACCTTGTGGGAGGAAATTAGCGGTAAGAATTATTCCATGTTTGGATGTGAAAGCAGGGCGGACGGTGAAAGGGGTAAATTTTGAGCATCTGAGGGATGCCGGGGATATTGTGGAGTTGGCCGCTCGTTATTCTGATGAGGGGGCGGATGAACTTGTGTTTTTGGACATCACGGCAAGTTCCGATCACCGGGGTACACGGTTAGATTGGGTGGAACGGGTGGCCCGACAAGTGCGGATCCCTTTTACCGTGGGTGGGGGTATATCATCGGAACGGGATGTCGAGGAGCTTTTGAAGAAGGGGGCAGATAAAGTGTCTGTAAATTCCAGTGTTTTGAAAGACCCGGGTTTGATAGATCGGTTGGCAGCAGCGTTTGGTAAACAATGTGTTGTCGTGGCGGTAGATGCTCGTCGGGAAAATGAAAAATGGAGAGTATACAGTCATGGGGGCCGGATGGCTACCGACCGGGAACTTTTTTCATGGGTAAAGGAGGCGGAAGAAAGAGGAGCCGGAGAGATCTTGTTTACCTCGATGGATCATGATGGAACACACCAGGGATTTGCTTGTGAGGCCGCCGGACGAGTGGCGGAATTGGTTAATATCCCGGTTATCGCCTCGGGGGGAGCGGGGAGTCTGGAAGATTTTTATGAGGCTTTAACCCGGGGAAAAGCGGATGCCGTGCTGGCTGCCGGAGTTTTTCATTTCGGGCAGATTCGGATTCCGGAGTTAAAATGTTTCTTGAAAGAAAAAGGTATTGTTGTTCGATAA